The DNA region TAAAATTCTTGCTGAGAACAACCTTGTAGGTGAGACCATTCACATGTTTATTAAAGAACAAGTGTTGATATTTTTACACATTATTGGGCATAATGTGAGGTTTCGAGTGCTTGGTAGAAGGTTCTATAGATCAATTAGGTTTATTCATCGATGTTTTAAGATGAAAGTAACGTACTTGCCCTTTCATATATATCAATCTTCCTAGAGGTGGAATATTCGTAATATTGATGTATGGACATTTTTAGATACAGTactttcaaaatactttttatattttttttttcttctgaaaaagtagaaaatccaaaaatattctCAGAtaggttgatttttttgttgaattttaacaatcaaacataaattattttatattaatatttttatattttgaataaaaattatattttataggttaatataaaatattttaaaaaaaaaattaaaaaattgattttcagtaCAATTGAATAGCTAATATAAAAATCAatagttttttatattaatagttttttaaaacttaaaaaaaattaaaaattgttttgaaaatatttttaaaaaaatttgattttccaTTCGCGCggtaaacaccataaaatgttttcggtgaaaaacattttaaaaaaaattgactttcatgaaaatatttttcgacggaaaccattttaggtcgaagtaaacggagccgtAGTGTGGAGAAGTTGGAACATTGTTAGGTTGGaccaaattttctcttattttttattttttttaaaaataaaataaaaaataaatttttttttaagcaatatcatcaaatttgctattttttttattataaaaaaggtatttttcttcgtaaaaatagtcattttaaaaaaaaaaggtcattattatgaagaaaaagaccttttttttttttaaaaaaaataccaaataaaaaaaatgatcataagGATGTTACtgcttaagattttttttgttttttttttttcattttttattttgttttttttaaaaaagaccacataaggaaaaaagttgagctaaatttatgcaaaaaaaaattgtgtttttatcatttctcatatatatatatgcaaacatGGAGATTAACTtcatatttcttcatatttctGAGGTATGATATAACCCCAACTATTTGGCCCAACTTAGGCACCCTATGCGGTCGAGGTGGTTGTGCTAgccaaacttaatttttttttttttttttcaacttttaatgttttaaataataaatcaacTTTTACATCTGTAAAATACACATgctttgtcaaaatattttataacaagagaagaagacaaattttaaaaaaaaaatgttgtgttttagttgttttatgtattgaattatttattaattcaaCTTTGGGCTTCACACTAGCCCATTTAGTAATAGTCATGTAATTTTAAGGACAGAAAACCCTTGGTCTCCATCAAAATCTTCACAATTCCTACAGGAAACCAGATTACAAGGTACACAACAATTTCCTTAATTGTAATCAATTCATGCAATTTTTGGAAGTCAAGAGGGTTAAATTGAACActcaacataaaaaaaaaaaaaaaaaaagatacaaggGGATAGGAGGATTAAACACACCAAATGAGTTTCACTACTCTTAAGAATAATCGTTGGGATACATGGTATTTACAAGTTAAAAACATGTGATTTCTCAAACATTTATATTCCTCACATTTAACATATTCATTATTATCTAAGATAACTGTTGgattaacaaaaacaaacctTTCCAAAAGGTAGAAGAAAGGGAGAGATAAACAGATATAGATTGATAAGCATCTCAGTCAATATGTAATATAAGAGTTATCATAgctaaaattcaacaaaaaatctAAGAAACCCTGGCCTAATATCAACAGCAACCCTTTCTAAGCATATCTTAGCAACATTAGCAGATACGACAGCACATTTTGCTGTTCTTTTTCcgaaagcaaaagcaaaacacAGGGCAGAGAAGCAAATATAGACTTCAATCTGTACCAAGTGTCATCATACTCCTAATCATTGTCTTCTTCGTACATTACGTATAATGTTACGCTCATCCCAGATTGGACAAGAACAGGTTGGGTTTTGGTTCTTCCACTCAGCACCACAAACGTAGCAAAACTCATATCCACATCTGAAAAAAACATTGCACAGGGAAATATACAagcatttttttaacaaaaatgacaataaCACGGAAACAAGAAACAGAATGGCTGACTTGTAGTGAAATTTCCTATTGGGAAGTACAAAGATATGAACTTTATAACAAAGATGAAGAcaatatatgaaagaaaaataccaaacaTTCTACTAAACCAATCCAATGATTGTCTTCGTTTTTTCGGGAATTTTGTGTGGGGGAGCAACTTTATCCTACCGTGACAAGTACTTGAAAAGGAgaataaaatatctaaattcTCAAATTCTTTTATTGTACAGAACACGGCTCCTTTTGCACCTCATAACAAAGCAAATGTAGGATTTATTACGAACAGCTCCTGCACTTTTAATCCCTGAAAAAATGGTTTACCCATGTCCCAATCTTGTATCCTAGTTGCCAGCTATTCAATCATCCAGCTTTTCAAAAAGGTACATCCTCTACATTTCCTATTAGCATCTTTCTTCTctaaataaaatagtttttccATCTAAATTACATAcacaaacacaaccacacaatttttttttgtttttgtttttttttaaaaaaagagaagttaGCCTCAAGAAGAGAGGgaatgagagatttgaactaatgacttccgcttcattaggcataATCACtagtcgattgaactacccattGCGGTTACAAACACGCATACATTTGCAACAATAAGTGCAAGAAAAAGTCAAATTGGACAGACGAATACAAAGTACCTGCAAGTGATGTGGTAGCAACCTTCGGCTAGTTCAACCATGTGGTTGCACTTCACACATTGGGGCCAACGTTTCGCCTTTGCAAGAGACTTGAGCTTTGCATCTTCTGTAAGGGAATAAGGATTTGATCTTTTGTAATCACTGCAGGTCATATGATAATGCCAAGGGACTTTGCAATCGATACAGAAATAGTAATGACATTTCATGCATCTTCTGACTCCATTTTTGTCAGCACCAACATATGTGGTCTTAGTAAATTGCAAAAGCTCACTTTTTGACATTAGTGCTGAACACTTTGGACGTGGGCAATAAACTTTCTCTGTAATTGGAATAGAAGATTCCTTCATGCGTTGGCTTAAGACCTCAACCAAATTTGGTGCCAAGAATTTACTACAGCTATCAATATTCACCACGGACTTACAGCCTTCATGAGGGCACTTCACCACCATCCCGTCAAGCAACTTGACCTCCGCATGCTGTTTCATGCAAGAAAAGCAATATCTGTGCAGGCAACCATCAACTGAAAACATCTCGTCAACATCTGTATCTTCAAAGCAAATTACACATGTCTCCTTCAAACTCTTGCCATCACTAGTTTCTTCAGTTGAGGTAATTTGAGAAACTATAGCATCTCTTGCAGATTTAAATGCAAACTTAATATCGTTACGTGCCACAAGAGATGGGTTGCAATATGTAAATTTTCTTCGAAGAAGAGCCACCTGATTGACTAATGTTGCAATCTTACTCTGTTGTGGTGCTACTCTACCTGTAACCTGTATTCAGAAATACAAAGTCGACCACCTCTATCTTTGTATCCGAAAAGCCTAACTCAAGTGAAATATCAATGGGGTTGTTTACATGTTTCAATTAGACTGCTAAGATTAATAGGCTCTACATGCAACCAAAGATTATGATAACCagaattaatttttgaaaagcCTACCTTAAAGTGAAATATCGATGTCACTAATCACAAGTTCCAATTAGACTGCAAAGATTACTAGGCTCTACATGCAAACAAAGATTATGATAACCAGAATAAATTTTCAGAATataagcaaaaagaacaagaaataaTATTCAACTTAGCAAATCATGCCAGCCCACcggagaagaaaaatgaaattttttgcaACAACAAAATAATGGCAATACCTACCTCCAAAATGCTAAACAGCAGGTGATTTAGAAATTAATATACACATGCTAATAATTGACAATGTTGAACAAGAGAAGCAAACTCTGTGAATCATaataatgcaatttttttttgataagtaaatcaTACTAATGCAATTGAAAAGCTCAAAGAATGAACAGTTTAGATAATGGATTGCCTCCCATGTTTGCATTAGCACATTTAATCATCACTTAACAACCCCCATGTGTCACATTTCTCATTAACAATCAATACAAGCAAATATTTCCAGAAATAATGCAGCAGcctattatttatatatagggtAAAAGAAGTGAAAATTACGAAAAAGAGCATCCACAATTAACCATGTAAAAATAAAGGTAATTACTATTGACTCACATATCGGTAAAGCACATTGTCATCACAGAAGAAGGTGAGCCTTTTCAAATTCAAGCTGAGAGCTTTATTAAGCCCTTCAATCAGAGCCTCCAGCTCAGCAACTTCATCTGTCACGACCTGACCGTCCACGAACGCCGCCAGATTCTTCCTCACCTCCAAGATCAGACCATCCCTCCGATCGCAAATCGCGACCCCAGCACCGGCCACGGTGACCTTCATATCCCTAATCCTCTCTTCGCTCACCAACCCCTTGGAGTATAACCTGAAACGCTCGGTGTCGACCAAAGCGGTCGACGACAAAGGGTCCGTACGGTACGGACGGTGGTAATTGTCCCCATTGGCTTCCCATTCCTCTTCGGGGATGTTGAGGATATCGCCCGCGAGTTTCTGATCGTGGATCCGACGGTCCAGATCCTCCCGCATTTTCCTCATCTCCGCCTCGCTTAGCTCGCGGTCCTCGAGCTCTTGCGCGAACCTCTCCACGTCTTGCAGCATGAGCGTGGAGGCAACGTCCAAAACGGCGTCGCTGGGAGATGAAACGGCAGCGTCATTGGGAGATGAAACGGCGGCGTTGGGATGAGGTGGTGATGAACAGCTTGAGCTTGAAGGTCGGAGAGCAAGGGAGGCGGTCATGGCTTCTTGCATTTGGAGGTGATAGGCGAGGTCGAGGTCAGAGTCTAGGGTTTTCGCCGTCATGAGCGCTCCGCGTTGCTCGGAGAGCGCGACGTTGAGGTCGCCCCTGACTGTACTCTTTGCCATGGGTTCTTTCTTCTGATTGAACTTTCACTTTCTCTCGCTTGGAATGCAGAGGGTTTTTCTCTGTTTGGGGTTTCAAGAGAGAAGGAAATGCAAGGGACTCAAAAGAAGTAGCTTGCTAAACAAGAAAGCGGCAACGATAGGCGCtcggaagaaaagaaaagatgaaagaaaaaaggaaaagaaaagaacaaccaaaaaaaaaaaaaagtgtgattttacacatgataaaatattttgtaatttataaaATACTATTATATAGCCCGCACTTTATTTGAGGATGAAAAATGCTCCAAAGGAGGGCTGGAGTCAGTTAATTCCGTCGGTGTCGGTagaaagatttttgttttgtcaaaatGTTAGTAAAGTCAAAAATTTTACTGCTTATTTTGCCAAATTTTTGTCCTAACATTGATAGACGGTCGGTAAAGTTGAtatgtgaaaaaattaaaaattattaacgaAGTCGGTCGGTAAAAAGTTGATTCgattaacaaattttatttcgcTTAGCAAACCGaatttgtcaaaagaaaaaaaaaaatgtttcatcTATGGTTAATTGGTTTCGGTAAAAGTCGGTTGATAAGTAGTTGAAAGTCGGTATGCAATGAATTTGTCCAAGCCTACTCCAAAggtatcaatttttattaaatcgctatttaagatttaaattttattaatctaATTTTCAGGGATACAATCATTATCAAATTGATCCGCACATATCCCTCGGCTAAATTTCTAACGATGTCGTTATATCATACTCAATCAGAAGGTGGCATACATCTGctgtaataaaaaatataaaaataataatgaaatatataaaggaaattataatataaataaagaataactttaaaaaaataatttttttaaatggtaattGGATTTCTATACTTGGGGGTAGTTGAACCCTTTCCCCAGGCAGAAACTTGTTATATATAATGCTTCATTAGAGGCGAACCAAGGCccatttcaaattatttttacgGTGAAAAAGAAAGTCATTAACAGCAACTTTGTAAAGTAACTGTTGTTTGGTATTAGCGTCCGATTACTAACAGCCGCCAAATAGCGGCCACTAGTCGCCACTATTTATAAATAGTGACTACTTTTTACTCATTAGCGGTGACTttgagttgccgctaatgaccattttttttgtagtgatatcgTCTCTATCTTTTTGTTGAattaaaaaggttaaaaataaaaaaccacaaaacttgtttttttttttaaaaaaaaaaaaaaaaaaaaaaatcaaggcaCAAATCTCTTTTTAAATAACATACTCAATTACTTGAAAACATAACAGGATAATTTGCTTTTGCTGAAAACATcaagataaaatataaaattcttttcCTTGAAATATGACGAGAGAATTTTCTGCCTACTGAAATACTAAACTTGAAATCTTATACTAAATCAAATGGTAGATTTTCTACCTTCTTATGTAAAATAGCTAAAAGCaaactaaaaatacttttactGACCTAACACACTTTGCTTGCTAATTGAATGTTCACTTTAAAATCTTGATCTCAAAACgattcataaaaaatttaccTCAAAACTTATGCTAATCATAAAACTTAAGAGAATTATTAAATCATGTATGACTTGAGGTATACAAAATATAATATGGACTCGTATTAATTAGGAATAAAACTTTTCAAGCTTTTCTACTATGCACGTAAAATGAATTTAAATATAACTTTTGAAACCGAATTTACTTATCTactggcactacaaaaaaataatttttttctgactagcgttttctgacgtggcgtttctgacgcgtgttgattgtcagaagcataggtgtcaggaaaaaaaaatttctgacgtgtcagtgggtagaacgtcagaattttctgatgttttggtgtGTTACACGTCagaataattttctgacgtgttaaaataaaaaacgtcagaaatttcctgacgtgtcaattttgagacgtcaggaaattaaaaaaataataattttttttttaaaaaaatttttctggtatttttttttccaattaaaaaatagataaataataattttttttttttttaatctctctgCACGGCACAGCTCCCTCACGCAgagaaattcgaatttctcTGCAAATTTCTCTGCAGATCTTTTCTCCCCATGCCAGCTgcttcttttctcctctttttttctcttcaattcgTTTTTGATCtacttcttttctccattttctcactgtctctagctctcttcttttctccatttacaaaaacccaaaccgaaaaagtcttccaaaaatcaaaaacccaacaaaaatcttcaaaaacccaaaaaattttcttatcttctcttcttcttgttcttgttcttcttctcttctccttttatttttttttcttctagaagaaaagcagatctgcttctcttctttcatttttcttcttcttcttttgctatTCTTCAATCTGCTGCttgtcttctttttctcttcacattttcttttcttcttcccctagAGAGGAGCTCCGTCCTGTGCAGAtcagaagagggagattgagagaggagagagagagagagtgtggggaataaatgaagaggcaagaataaaaagaataaaaaagtgggaaaatttttaaaatctcgCCCAAGCAGGAAGTTTCCTGACGTACCATGTGTGGCACgacagaaatttctgacgtgccacacatgacacgtcagaaaaagtctcccaaaaaaaaaaattctacataattataattatatatatatatatatatatgtacagtTTTCTAACGTGGCAATGTCCCACGTCaggaaaattctgacgtgggaCATttccacgtcagaatttttctgacttGGCATTTCACcatgtcagaattttctgacgtggcaatgtgccacgtcagaatttttctgacgtgggacATTTTcatgtcagaattttctgacgtggcacactgccacgtcagaattttctgacatgtctgttgtaacacgtcagaaaatttctgacgtgtcactattCACATGTTAGAAAATTcttttctgacgttttaaaattcaaacgtcagaaattttctgacgtggcaacaatTCTAGTACTGTAGCTACGTCAaaaaatgtccttttttttttggagatatgctatagtgcatTCTCTAAACCTTCTACTCACCATCTCTGCCTGCGTGGCATGACACgtcttaaatatatatatatattttttaaaagcaaaaatcGATTGCTCACATATTCAGCGGGAAAAAAATTTAGCTCCAAATTTTGACCCAAATTCACCCTCACGCAGTCTCTCCCCTCACCCTCACCCTCACCCtcaccctttctctctctctccggcaatCGAcgctctctgtctctgtctccggcaaccccacactctctctctctttctcttttcggCCAAAACCCACGAcgctctctctctgtctccggCCGAatcccattctctctctctgtctccggCCGAACCCACGCTCTCTCCCCCGGCCACTGCTCCGGCTTAGATGGCAGCAAACCCAGCTGCTCGCTTACAACCCCCGagctctctatctctctccgGGTCAGACGTTTGGGCATTTCGGATTTTTGGCGTTTGGGCGTGAACGGAACAGCTCACATTTCAGGTAATGAGATATTATAAGTGATTTAGAAATTCACTTTATATTGATCTAGAAATTCACTTTAAATCTGTTTCTCATCAAGCGGAAGGACAATGGTTACATGCCCTTTGATCTAAATGCTTTGTGTAACTGATGTACGATCTGAGTTAAAAATAATGGAATCAATGTCCTTTGTTTTGCCCAGCATTTCCGCTCTTCTTCATGTTGCTGCAGAGATGACCgatctgcatttttttttattcaaagcagCCCACGTTTTCACCATTTAAACCCTCTTGGTACttctgcttttctttcttttcccacaTTGCCGTTGCTCTTGGAAAAATTTGAAATGCTTTGTTGTTCAGCAAATGCCACATTACAATGTAAAAATATCAGCACAAGTGGTGAAAACTTGACCATAGTTCTTGCTATAATTAAAGATGTGTAAATAATACACATTCAAATTTAAACCTTAACAAGAAATTCAGTTTCTTTAGGGTTATTGAATGATATTACATTAATACATTAACACATTACTGTATTGAACGATATTAATACATCATTTAAGCTCAAAATTAGTTAT from Corylus avellana chromosome ca10, CavTom2PMs-1.0 includes:
- the LOC132164385 gene encoding E3 ubiquitin-protein ligase RSL1-like, with protein sequence MAKSTVRGDLNVALSEQRGALMTAKTLDSDLDLAYHLQMQEAMTASLALRPSSSSCSSPPHPNAAVSSPNDAAVSSPSDAVLDVASTLMLQDVERFAQELEDRELSEAEMRKMREDLDRRIHDQKLAGDILNIPEEEWEANGDNYHRPYRTDPLSSTALVDTERFRLYSKGLVSEERIRDMKVTVAGAGVAICDRRDGLILEVRKNLAAFVDGQVVTDEVAELEALIEGLNKALSLNLKRLTFFCDDNVLYRYVTGRVAPQQSKIATLVNQVALLRRKFTYCNPSLVARNDIKFAFKSARDAIVSQITSTEETSDGKSLKETCVICFEDTDVDEMFSVDGCLHRYCFSCMKQHAEVKLLDGMVVKCPHEGCKSVVNIDSCSKFLAPNLVEVLSQRMKESSIPITEKVYCPRPKCSALMSKSELLQFTKTTYVGADKNGVRRCMKCHYYFCIDCKVPWHYHMTCSDYKRSNPYSLTEDAKLKSLAKAKRWPQCVKCNHMVELAEGCYHITCRCGYEFCYVCGAEWKNQNPTCSCPIWDERNIIRNVRRRQ